The genomic DNA CCTGGTTCGCGCTGGTGGAGACCGGCCACGTGCGCGCCGGGCAGGCCGTGCTCATCCATGGCACCGGCGGCGTGGCGCTGTTCGGCGTGCAGATCGCGCGCCAGCACGGGGCCGTGCCCATCGTGGTCTCGGGCGATGCGGGCAAGCGCGAACAGGTGCTCGCCCTGGGCGCCGCCCATGCGCTGGCGCGCGAGGCCGACTGGCCCGCGCAGGTGCGGGCGCTGACCGGGGGGCAGGGCGCCGACCATGTGCTGGAGACGGTGGGCGGCCCCAACCTGGGCCGGTCGATGCAGGCGCTGCGCCACGGCGGGCGCGTGTCGGTCATCGGCACCCTGGCCGGCGACACGGTGAGTGCGTCGGTCTACAGCTTCCTGCTGGGGCGGGCCACCGTGCAGGGCATTGGTGTGGGCCACCGCCGCGCGCTGGAGGACCTGGTGCGCGCGGTGGATGCCACCGGGCTGCAGCCGGTGATCGCGGGCGAGTATGGCGCCGACGAAGTGCCGGCTGCTTTCGCGCACCTGCAGCGCGGCGCGTTCGGCAAGGTGGTGGTGCGCTTCTGAGCGGGTGCGCCAAGGAGCGTGTGGATGCGATATTTCAAGTAAAAATAGCCACCGGCGCTTGTCGATCAAGCGCTGGCAGCTATTGAATTGATAGTAAATCGCCGGGTGGCGAGGCGGGCGGTCAGCCGGCGAGCGCGGCCTTGACGGCGGCGGACACCTGGCCCATGTCGGCCTTGCCGGCCAGGCGGGTCTTGACCACGCCCATGACCTTGCCCATGTCGCCCGGGCCCGCGGCGCCCAGCTCGGCCACGATGGCCTTGACGGCGGCCAGGGTCTCGTCGGCCGACATGCGCTCGGGCAGGTAGGCCTGCAGCACGGCCATCTCTGCCTTCTCCTTGTCGGCCAGGTCCTGGCGGCCCGCGCCCTCGAAGGCGGTGATCGAGTCCTTGCGCTGCTTGATGAGCTTGTCCACGATGGCGACCACGGCCGCATCGTCCAGCACGATGCGCTCGTCCACTTCCCTTTGCTTCATCGCGGCCTGCAGCAGGCGGATGGTGCCCAGGCGCTCGCTGTCCTTGGCGCGCATGGCGGTCTTCATGTCTTCGGTGATCTGGTCCTTGAGGCTCATGATGGCTTCCTTTTTATGGGGTTTCAGACAGGGACGGAGGGTTTGCACAAAGCCCCTCTGGCCAGGCGCAGCGCCGCAGGCAGTAGTCTTCTTGCTACGGCAAGGCGCTGCAACGACGCCAGAGGGGCTTTGTGCAAGCCCGGAAAAGCAAAAACCCGCGCTTGGCGTCCCTAGCGCGGGTTCTGGGACCCAAGCAAGAAGGCTTGGGGCCGAAGATCCATCAGTACATCTTCTTGGGCAGTTGCATGCTGCGAACGCGCTTGTAGTGGCGCTTCACGGCGGCTGCCTTCTTGCGCTTGCGCTCGGCGGTGGGCTTCTCGTAGAACTCACGGGCGCGCAGGTCGGTCAGCAGGCCGAGCTTTTCAATGGTGCGCTTGAAGCGGCGCAGGGCGACGTCAAAGGGTTCGTTTTCTTTTACGCGGATCGTAGTCATTAGCTAATGGTTTCCAAAATGTTGCCCGCAGAGGGTCTTGGGGAGATCGGGCCTCAAGACCGTGCGTGGCGGTTTCCCCGTCTGTAACTAGTATTTGGCCGACGGGGCATTGCCAGCAAAGCCGGAGATTATAGCTGAA from Acidovorax sp. A79 includes the following:
- a CDS encoding NAD(P)-dependent alcohol dehydrogenase: MHDTPATLQRWQLPRFGLAHLERTEAPMPAPGPSQILVRTEAVALNYRDLLMAQDGMGMPLEFPFTPASDLAGTVLAVGAGITRWRPGDRVLSTFWGGWLEGERPAAAVALGAPGPGMLASHVLLEADWAVAAPATLGAAAASTLPIAGLTAWFALVETGHVRAGQAVLIHGTGGVALFGVQIARQHGAVPIVVSGDAGKREQVLALGAAHALAREADWPAQVRALTGGQGADHVLETVGGPNLGRSMQALRHGGRVSVIGTLAGDTVSASVYSFLLGRATVQGIGVGHRRALEDLVRAVDATGLQPVIAGEYGADEVPAAFAHLQRGAFGKVVVRF
- a CDS encoding GatB/YqeY domain-containing protein, producing MSLKDQITEDMKTAMRAKDSERLGTIRLLQAAMKQREVDERIVLDDAAVVAIVDKLIKQRKDSITAFEGAGRQDLADKEKAEMAVLQAYLPERMSADETLAAVKAIVAELGAAGPGDMGKVMGVVKTRLAGKADMGQVSAAVKAALAG
- the rpsU gene encoding 30S ribosomal protein S21, with protein sequence MTTIRVKENEPFDVALRRFKRTIEKLGLLTDLRAREFYEKPTAERKRKKAAAVKRHYKRVRSMQLPKKMY